From the genome of Pelobacter propionicus DSM 2379, one region includes:
- a CDS encoding beta-ketoacyl-[acyl-carrier-protein] synthase family protein, whose translation MHGTDMLITGLGVVSSAGNGCSETLDSFVRLERNAGPVTLFPTAMEYPVFEVRGMPQPYCLQGMRTLGLTLMALDQALEDAGLDDLSGRRVGVCLGTTVASQLNDLGFYASYRSQGSAPLTAVDRFLKGNLAECVARRVGARGPVLTVVNACSSGSDAIGVALSWLKGGLCDLVIAGGADELNHVPYCGFNSLGILNPGLCAPFDRDRRGLNLGEGAGIMVLEQERHARMRGKSCQLFLAGYGSMADAYHLTAPRPDGAGLRAALHMALAEAGIEPRQVAFVNAHGTGTQDNDLVEGTVIKDLFGAGLKLLSTKGYTGHTLGAAGGLEAVFSALALREGWIPASAGFVNRDEAIPLVPVREKSAISGCYAVSTSLAFGGNNAAIVLGRGGKP comes from the coding sequence ATGCACGGAACCGACATGCTCATAACGGGATTGGGCGTGGTCTCGTCCGCCGGCAACGGCTGCAGCGAGACCCTTGATTCCTTTGTACGGCTGGAACGCAACGCCGGACCGGTCACCCTCTTTCCCACGGCCATGGAGTATCCGGTCTTCGAGGTCAGGGGGATGCCGCAACCGTATTGCCTCCAGGGGATGCGCACCCTCGGCCTGACCCTGATGGCCCTGGACCAGGCCCTGGAGGATGCCGGCCTGGACGACCTGTCCGGCCGACGCGTGGGGGTCTGTCTGGGGACCACGGTGGCCAGCCAGCTGAACGACCTGGGGTTCTACGCCAGCTACCGCAGCCAGGGCTCGGCGCCTCTGACAGCGGTCGACCGCTTCCTCAAGGGGAACCTGGCCGAATGCGTAGCCCGCCGGGTCGGCGCACGCGGCCCGGTCCTGACCGTGGTCAACGCCTGCTCCTCGGGGAGCGATGCCATCGGCGTGGCTCTCTCCTGGTTGAAGGGGGGGCTGTGCGACCTGGTCATCGCCGGCGGAGCCGACGAGCTGAACCATGTGCCCTACTGCGGCTTCAACTCCCTGGGCATCCTCAATCCGGGGCTCTGCGCCCCCTTTGACCGTGACCGCCGGGGGCTGAACCTGGGGGAAGGGGCCGGGATCATGGTCCTGGAGCAGGAACGGCACGCCCGCATGCGGGGGAAGAGCTGCCAGCTCTTCCTGGCCGGATACGGCTCCATGGCCGATGCCTATCACCTGACCGCCCCGCGCCCCGATGGCGCCGGCCTGAGGGCGGCGCTGCACATGGCCCTGGCCGAGGCTGGCATCGAACCCCGGCAGGTGGCCTTCGTCAATGCCCATGGCACCGGCACCCAGGACAATGACCTGGTGGAGGGGACGGTTATCAAGGATCTTTTCGGAGCCGGGCTGAAGCTGCTCTCAACCAAGGGGTACACCGGCCACACCCTGGGGGCAGCCGGCGGCCTGGAGGCGGTGTTCAGCGCCTTGGCGCTGCGGGAAGGGTGGATACCGGCCAGCGCCGGATTCGTGAACCGGGACGAGGCCATTCCCCTGGTGCCGGTGCGGGAAAAGAGCGCCATCAGCGGATGCTATGCGGTCTCCACTTCCCTGGCCTTCGGGGGGAACAACGCGGCCATCGTCCTGGGGCGGGGAGGGAAACCATGA
- a CDS encoding LpxL/LpxP family acyltransferase — MGRNRAVERRRGNRLGFWFFRTAVRLFGLGGAYGFLYFVGLYYLVVDRGLVKATLAYVRRRFPGHGPLRRLLDVYLLFVSQGKNLIDRFALAAGYSDISLDIRGFDELKQLYSAGGKGFILLTAHVGNWQAAMTALHGIGRTVHLMMRPEDNQAVKQTLNIDGGGAKVKIIYTDDSLAGAIQAVKVLEQGDLVSIMGDRVYGFSSAEATFLGDRVCFPHGAFTLAAAVQCPVVVLLSAKVGTKKYVVDVSHVIPPPAGGRRRKDAAMGEALQQFADVLEQFVREHPYQWFVFRDIWTSNE, encoded by the coding sequence ATGGGGCGAAACAGGGCTGTTGAGCGCAGGCGGGGAAACCGGCTCGGTTTCTGGTTCTTCCGCACGGCGGTGAGGCTGTTCGGCCTGGGGGGCGCCTACGGCTTCCTCTACTTCGTCGGCCTGTACTATCTGGTCGTGGACCGCGGCCTGGTGAAGGCCACCCTGGCCTATGTGCGCCGGCGCTTCCCCGGCCATGGCCCGTTGCGCAGGCTGCTGGACGTCTACCTGCTCTTCGTCAGCCAGGGGAAGAACCTGATCGACCGTTTCGCGCTGGCGGCCGGCTACTCGGACATCTCCCTGGATATCAGGGGCTTCGACGAGCTGAAGCAACTCTACTCCGCAGGCGGCAAGGGCTTCATCCTGCTGACCGCCCATGTGGGCAACTGGCAGGCGGCCATGACGGCGCTCCATGGCATCGGCAGGACCGTGCACCTGATGATGCGGCCCGAGGACAACCAGGCGGTCAAACAGACTCTGAACATCGACGGTGGGGGGGCGAAGGTCAAGATTATCTACACCGACGACTCCCTGGCAGGGGCGATCCAGGCCGTCAAGGTGCTGGAACAGGGGGATCTGGTCTCCATCATGGGGGACAGGGTCTACGGCTTCAGTTCGGCCGAAGCGACCTTTCTGGGTGACCGGGTCTGCTTTCCCCATGGCGCCTTCACCCTTGCCGCTGCCGTGCAGTGCCCGGTGGTGGTGCTCCTCTCCGCCAAGGTGGGGACAAAGAAATATGTCGTCGACGTCAGCCACGTCATCCCGCCGCCGGCCGGCGGCCGGAGAAGGAAGGACGCCGCCATGGGGGAGGCGTTGCAGCAATTCGCGGATGTGCTGGAGCAGTTCGTTCGCGAGCACCCCTACCAGTGGTTTGTGTTTCGCGATATCTGGACGTCCAATGAGTGA
- a CDS encoding polysaccharide deacetylase family protein produces the protein MLVLCAALLAACAGSRPPVPATGPMPLVTFVLDDGNDTDFLLGRRIFAEQGAVACSAVTTDLINTPFHMTPEQIRGLEEAGWEIMSHTVSHPHLPFLSPAELEHELSRSKAVLEGLGVRVTNIVYPFNSNNSEVRSAAARHYRSGRGGGASSTSGTSTALYSRHSPSTMTCPG, from the coding sequence ATGCTCGTTCTGTGCGCCGCCCTGTTGGCCGCCTGCGCCGGCAGCCGCCCGCCTGTCCCGGCAACGGGCCCCATGCCGCTGGTGACCTTCGTGCTGGACGACGGCAACGACACCGACTTTCTGCTGGGCAGGAGGATCTTCGCCGAACAGGGGGCCGTTGCCTGCAGCGCCGTGACCACTGACCTGATCAACACCCCCTTTCACATGACTCCTGAGCAGATCAGGGGGCTTGAGGAGGCCGGATGGGAGATCATGAGCCACACCGTCTCCCACCCCCACCTGCCGTTTCTGTCCCCGGCCGAGCTGGAGCATGAGCTGTCGCGCTCCAAGGCGGTACTGGAAGGATTGGGGGTGAGGGTCACCAACATCGTCTACCCTTTCAACAGCAACAACAGTGAGGTGAGGAGTGCGGCGGCCAGGCACTACCGTTCCGGCAGGGGGGGGGGAGCGAGTTCAACGTCGGGAACATCGACCGCTCTTTACTCACGTCATTCTCCCTCAACCATGACCTGCCCCGGATGA
- a CDS encoding phosphopantetheine-binding protein, with translation MEDKERELQKIRKDLKEMIARDLALEDITPEEIGDDEILFGDGLGLDSLDAVEIVVLLQRNFGVEIKNMDQGREIFYSIDTIANYVYENRGKQP, from the coding sequence ATGGAAGACAAGGAACGAGAGCTTCAGAAAATTCGCAAGGATCTCAAGGAGATGATCGCCCGGGACCTGGCGTTGGAGGACATTACCCCCGAGGAGATCGGCGACGACGAGATCCTGTTCGGCGACGGCCTTGGCCTGGATTCCCTGGACGCGGTGGAGATCGTGGTCCTCTTGCAGCGCAATTTCGGTGTCGAGATCAAGAACATGGACCAGGGGAGGGAGATCTTCTACTCCATCGATACCATCGCCAACTACGTCTACGAGAATCGGGGCAAGCAGCCCTGA